The following are encoded together in the Tursiops truncatus isolate mTurTru1 chromosome 10, mTurTru1.mat.Y, whole genome shotgun sequence genome:
- the LOC101319152 gene encoding C-C chemokine receptor type 5, whose translation MDCQTSSPLYDIDYGMSEPCQKVNVRQTAAQLLPPLYSLVFIFGFVGNILVVLTLINCKKLKSMTDIYLLNLAVSDLLFIITIPFWAHYAADQWVFGDITCQFFTGFYFIGFFSGIFFIILLTIDRYLAIVHAVFALKARTVTSGVVTSGVTWVVAVFASLPGIIFTKSQKEGSRYTCSPHFPSSRYHFWKNLQTLKIVILGLVLPLLVMIVCYSGILKTLLRCRNEKKKHKAVRLIFAIMIVYFLFWAPYNIILLLSTFQEFFGLNNCSDSNRLDQAMQVTETLGMTHCCINPIIYAFVGEKFRSYLLQFFRKHVARCFCKGCPVFQGDAPERTSSIYTRSTGEQEISVGL comes from the coding sequence ATGGATTGTCAAACATCAAGTCCCCTCTACGACATTGATTATGGGATGTCAGAGCCCTGCCAAAAAGTCAATGTGAGACAAACTGCAGCCCAGCTCCTGCCCCCGCTCTACTCGCTGGTGTTCATCTTTGGTTTTGTGGGTAACATTCTGGTTGTCCTCACCCTGATCAACTGCAAAAAGCTGAAAAGCATGACTGACATCTACCTGCTCAACTTGGCCGTCTCTGACCTGCTTTTCATCATCACCATCCCATTCTGGGCTCACTATGCTGCAGACCAGTGGGTCTTTGGAGATATAACGTGCCAGTTTTTCACGGGCTTCTATTTCATTGGCTTTTTCTCTGGAATCTTCTTCATCATCCTCTTGACAATTGATAGGTACCTGGCTATCGTCCATGCTGTGTTTGCTTTGAAAGCCAGGACAGTCACCTCTGGGGTGGTGACAAGTGGGGTCACCTGGGTGGTGGCTGTGTTTGCCTCTCTCCCAGGAATCATCTTCACCAAATCCCAGAAAGAGGGTTCTCGTTATACATGCAGCCCTCATTTTCCATCCAGTCGGTATCATTTCTGGAAGAACCTCCAAACTTTAAAGATAGTCATCTTGGGCCTGGTGCTGCCACTGCTTGTCATGATCGTCTGCTACTCGGGAATCCTAAAAACCCTGCTTCGGTGTCGCAACGAGAAGAAGAAGCACAAGGCCGTGAGGCTCATCTTTGCCATCATGATTGTCTACTTTCTCTTCTGGGCTCCCTACAACATCATCCTTCTTCTGAGCACCTTCCAGGAATTCTTTGGCCTGAATAACTGCAGTGACTCTAATAGGCTGGACCAAGCCATGCAGGTGACAGAGACCCTGGGGATGACACACTGCTGCATCAACCCCATCATCTATGCCTTCGTCGGGGAGAAGTTCCGAAGCTATCTCTTACAGTTCTTCCGAAAGCACGTTGCCAGATGCTTCTGCAAAGGCTGTCCAGTCTTCCAGGGAGACGCTCCAGAGAGAACGAGCTCCATTTACACACGATCCACAGGGGAGCAGGAAATCTCTGTTGGCTTGTGA
- the CCR2 gene encoding C-C chemokine receptor type 2 — translation MDGNDTFPQFSHDVLSTSHSLFTTNIKGNDEEPTTSYDYDYSEPCQKTTVGQIEARLLPPLYSLVFIFGFVGNLLVVLILINCKKLKSMTDIYLLNLAVSDLLFLLTIPFWAHYAADQWVFGNVMCKFFTGLYHIGYFGGIFFIILLTIDRYLAIVHAVFALKARTVTFGVVTSGVTWLVAVFASLPGIIFIKSQEEHSGYACAPYFPLVWKNFHTIMRSVLGLVLPLLVMIVCYSGILKTLLRCRNEKKKHKAVRLIFVIMIVYFLFWAPYNIVLLLSTFQVFFGLSNCKNSSQLDQAMQVTETLGLMHCCINPIIYAFVGEKFRRYLSVFFRKHIAKHLCKQCPVFYGETGDRMSSTYTPSTGEQEVSAVL, via the coding sequence ATGGATGGCAATGATACGTTTCCCCAGTTCAGCCACGATGTGCTTTCCACATCTCATTCTCTGTTTACAACGAATATCAAGGGGAACGATGAAGAACCCACCACCAGTTATGACTATGATTACAGTGAGCCCTGCCAAAAGACCACTGTGGGACAAATTGAAGCCCGGCTCCTACCCCCGCTCTACTCGCTGGTGTTCATCTTTGGTTTTGTGGGCAACTTGCTGGTCGTTCTCATCCTGATCAACTGCAAAAAGCTGAAAAGCATGACTGACATCTACCTGCTCAACTTGGCCGTCTCTGACCTGCTGTTCCTCCTCACCATCCCGTTCTGGGCTCACTATGCTGCAGACCAGTGGGTCTTTGGGAATGTGATGTGTAAATTTTTCACAGGGCTGTATCACATTGGTTATTTTGGTGGAATCTTCTTCATCATCCTCTTGACAATCGATAGGTACCTGGCTATTGTTCATGCTGTGTTTGCTTTAAAAGCCAGGACGGTCACCTTTGGGGTGGTGACAAGTGGGGTCACCTGGTTGGTGGCTGTGTTTGCCTCTCTCCCAGGAATCATCTTTATCAAATCCCAAGAAGAACATTCTGGTTATGCCTGCGCCCCTTATTTTCCACTAGTATGGAAGAATTTCCATACAATAATGAGAAGTGTCTTGGGCCTGGTGCTGCCACTGCTTGTCATGATCGTCTGCTACTCGGGAATCCTAAAAACCCTGCTTCGGTGTCGCAACGAGAAGAAGAAGCACAAGGCCGTGAGGCTCATCTTCGTGATCATGATTGTCTACTTTCTCTTCTGGGCTCCCTACAACATCGTCCTTCTCCTAAGCACCTTCCAGGTATTCTTTGGCCTGAGTAACTGTAAGAACAGCAGTCAGCTGGACCAAGCAATGCAGGTGACCGAGACCCTGGGGCTGATGCACTGCTGCATCAACCCCATCATCTATGCCTTCGTCGGGGAGAAGTTCAGAAGGTATCTCTCTGTGTTTTTCCGAAAGCACATTGCCAAACACCTCTGCAAACAATGCCCAGTTTTCTACGGGGAGACAGGAGATCGAATGAGTTCAACATATACCCCTTCCACTGGGGAGCAGGAAGTCTCGGCTGTTTTGTAG